Proteins encoded together in one Pontiella desulfatans window:
- a CDS encoding glycoside hydrolase family protein — protein MAVALPLFGTGGEPSSFPFKMPLEKPSMPLSAAMERAYDDYASPTYWWNELFSKFRYTQLEGLDYHNHDGTISRRDPSKVVKANGKYYVWYTCRRTETPPQGARGGSDTRPSFDWDLAEIWYATSEDGFTWTEQGVAVPRPPKPKVGWRSVSTPDVLCWNGRYYLYYQGFLEMPGTRGDDCPVACSWADSPDGPWTPVNEIIVPNGPEGTWDQYCIHDPYPLVYNGKIHLYYKSDFNGLPEMVRAQGLATADHPLGPFEKCPLNPVLNSGHETALFPFKGGIAALTGRHGNELESIQWAPDGINFSRVANSILMPIAAGPYVPDAFTDTKDGRGITWGLCHFTTMGGKNKRHGILGRFDCDLSLDYHDQGMKDPEHYWPPEFYFRSGLGGARKRIEAIAREDLKTQ, from the coding sequence ATGGCGGTGGCGTTGCCGCTCTTCGGAACCGGCGGGGAGCCATCCAGTTTCCCCTTCAAGATGCCACTGGAAAAACCCAGCATGCCGTTGAGCGCCGCAATGGAGCGCGCGTACGACGACTACGCCTCGCCGACCTATTGGTGGAACGAGCTCTTTTCCAAGTTCCGCTACACCCAGCTCGAAGGGCTGGACTACCACAACCACGATGGCACCATTTCCCGCCGCGATCCCTCCAAGGTCGTCAAGGCCAATGGGAAATACTATGTCTGGTACACCTGCCGCCGAACCGAAACCCCGCCCCAGGGGGCGAGGGGCGGAAGCGACACGCGGCCTTCGTTCGACTGGGACCTGGCGGAAATCTGGTATGCCACCAGCGAAGATGGCTTCACGTGGACGGAGCAGGGCGTTGCGGTGCCGCGCCCCCCGAAGCCGAAGGTGGGTTGGCGCTCGGTCTCCACGCCGGATGTGCTCTGCTGGAATGGACGATACTATCTCTACTACCAGGGCTTCCTGGAAATGCCGGGCACGCGCGGCGACGACTGCCCCGTGGCCTGTTCCTGGGCGGATTCCCCGGACGGCCCCTGGACGCCGGTCAACGAAATCATCGTTCCGAACGGACCGGAAGGGACGTGGGACCAATATTGCATCCACGACCCGTATCCGCTCGTCTACAACGGGAAAATCCATCTCTACTACAAATCCGACTTCAATGGCCTGCCCGAGATGGTCCGCGCGCAGGGCCTCGCCACCGCCGACCATCCACTGGGGCCGTTCGAAAAATGCCCGCTGAACCCGGTGCTCAACTCGGGCCATGAAACCGCCCTGTTTCCCTTCAAGGGGGGCATTGCGGCGCTGACCGGCCGCCATGGCAACGAGCTCGAAAGCATTCAATGGGCCCCCGATGGCATCAATTTTTCGCGGGTCGCCAATTCCATCCTGATGCCGATAGCGGCCGGCCCCTATGTGCCCGACGCCTTCACCGACACCAAGGATGGCCGCGGCATCACCTGGGGCCTCTGCCACTTCACGACGATGGGCGGGAAGAACAAGAGGCACGGCATCCTTGGCCGGTTCGACTGCGACCTGAGCCTGGACTACCACGACCAGGGCATGAAGGATCCGGAGCACTATTGGCCGCCGGAATTCTATTTCCGCAGCGGCCTCGGCGGGGCCCGAAAGAGAATCGAAGCCATCGCCCGCGAAGACCTGAAAACGCAATGA